One part of the Mycobacterium marinum genome encodes these proteins:
- a CDS encoding 3-carboxyethylcatechol 2,3-dioxygenase, giving the protein MSHSPLLNLPGPRLDLLDEVHAAIAEAAEFVRAYDPDLVVIFSPDHYNGFFYRAMPPFCIGMYASAVGDYGTHIGALDVPADLAADCAKAVLGADVDVAVSASMDVDHGTVQPLEKLFGTATARPVIPIFINAIAAPLGPLRRCRALGTAVGTFLSTLDMRVLVIGSGGLSHSPPVPTLHSADPQVRERIVHGQPLTPAQRQARQTVVMEAAKSFAAGNSDLQPLNPAWDQRFLEIIDNGHLSDLDRWSNSFVTHEGGSSAHEIRTWISAFAAMAVAGPYQTKVRYYKQAADLIAGFAIRTAVPMP; this is encoded by the coding sequence ATGTCCCACAGCCCGCTGCTGAATCTACCGGGGCCGCGGCTCGACCTACTTGACGAGGTCCATGCCGCCATTGCCGAGGCCGCCGAGTTCGTGCGTGCCTACGACCCGGACCTGGTGGTCATCTTTTCCCCGGATCACTACAACGGCTTCTTCTACCGGGCGATGCCCCCGTTTTGTATTGGTATGTACGCCAGTGCGGTTGGGGACTACGGTACCCACATCGGTGCGCTTGATGTTCCTGCCGACCTGGCAGCGGACTGCGCCAAGGCCGTGCTCGGCGCGGATGTCGACGTGGCCGTATCGGCCAGCATGGACGTGGACCACGGGACCGTGCAGCCGCTGGAAAAGTTGTTCGGAACCGCGACCGCCCGCCCGGTGATACCGATCTTCATCAACGCGATAGCCGCCCCGCTGGGCCCCCTGCGGCGGTGCCGAGCGCTGGGCACCGCGGTAGGAACTTTCTTGTCAACCCTGGACATGCGGGTGTTGGTGATTGGATCGGGCGGGCTCTCCCATAGTCCGCCGGTGCCGACGTTGCACAGCGCAGATCCGCAGGTCCGGGAGCGCATCGTGCACGGCCAGCCCCTGACTCCCGCACAGCGGCAAGCCCGGCAGACCGTCGTGATGGAAGCGGCCAAGAGCTTCGCGGCGGGAAACAGTGACCTACAGCCGCTCAATCCGGCTTGGGACCAGCGCTTCCTGGAAATCATCGACAACGGACACCTCAGCGACCTCGATCGCTGGTCGAACTCGTTCGTCACCCACGAAGGCGGCAGCTCGGCGCATGAAATACGCACCTGGATCTCGGCGTTCGCCGCCATGGCGGTGGCCGGGCCGTATCAGACGAAAGTCCGCTACTACAAGCAGGCGGCCGACCTGATCGCCG